The Panicum virgatum strain AP13 chromosome 5K, P.virgatum_v5, whole genome shotgun sequence genome has a window encoding:
- the LOC120708076 gene encoding basic salivary proline-rich protein 1-like, producing MSGSGAPPGRGSGGGGGSRSFDFGGDDVLCSYDDFAATSEPKRPDPADKDFHDSRLGRQFVKAYEQESYGKEDVLSAVEKCMKKYADNLLRSLEGITSRLSQLEIYCYKLERSIGELRSDVLRDETDHRLKSLEKHLHEVHRSVQILRDKQELAEAQKELAKFQLTLDTPKKKEDVPTPSIPEPKKLEEKPDTSGQQLALVLPHQVNPPSLAPRASESVQQYKDQPVQQAAPAPPVSQQDRYVLSQAIVYYPQRQDTQGQQLQPELQYLPARPPAQDVPVHASSRSPQAGNQTQLQSYPPYQQQWHQQSSQPTPAPVAQPQQTLSQPFPPSAQQPQLSNVQQFPPQPGQQPQSGSQQYPLPPVQPHQSNPQLPSQAMQPQHHPVQTQMRPQTPPNYPHYPPQQPVNPTPEALPGNVAMQGQYNTAAPSGANHSEAPYSYGGPGFPPSQPPPQIPPSSQSSYGPPPSKGSYAGGPAQFAPQGNPQGYGAGYGYPPSGPPAVQPPQIPPGGGMSHPGSHMMRGHPYGEMIEKAIAMGYPRDQVLNVTQRMAESGQQMDFNTLLDRLNEAGSGAPPRAW from the exons GATTTTCATGACAGCAGATTGGGGAGACAGTTTGTGAAAGCTTATGAACAAGAAAGTTATGGAAAGGAGGATGTACTTTCTGCTGTTGAGAAATGCATGAAAAAGTATGCTGATAATTTGCTACGATCTCTTGAGGGAATCACTAGTCGGCTTTCACAACTGGAGATCTATTGCTATAAGCTTGAGCGATCCATAGGTGAACTTCGAAGCGATGTTCTTCGTGATGAGACTGATCATAGATTGAAGTCTCTTGAGAAGCATCTACATGAA GTGCACAGGTCTGTCCAAATTCTTAGGGACAAACAGGAGTTAGCTGAAGCTCAGAAGGAACTGGCCAAATTCCAACTTACACTAGATACACCTAAAAAGAAGGAAGATGTACCAACACCATCTATTCCTGAGCCAAAGAAACTTGAAGAAAAGCCTGATACATCGGGCCAGCAATTGGCCCTTGTTTTGCCTCATCAGGTGAACCCGCCATCACTTGCACCTAGAGCCTCTGAATCAGTCCAACAGTACAAGGATCAACCTGTGCAGCAAGCAGCACCTGCCCCTCCTGTGTCTCAGCAGGACCGCTATGTTCTTAGCCAAGCCATCGTCTACTATCCACAGCGCCAGGACACACAGGGGCAGCAATTGCAACCAGAGTTGCAGTACTTGCCAGCAAGGCCCCCAGCTCAAGATGTTCCGGTCCATGCTTCATCCCGATCGCCTCAGGCCGGAAATCAAACACAGCTGCAGTCTTACCCTCCTTATCAGCAGCAGTGGCACCAGCAATCCTCCCAGCCAACTCCTGCACCAGTGGCTCAGCCACAGCAGACTCTTTCGCAGCCATTTCCTCCATCTGCACAGCAGCCCCAGTTGTCTAATGTGCAGCAGTTTCCTCCACAACCAGGGCAGCAGCCCCAATCTGGTTCTCAACAATACCCTCTGCCACCAGTGCAACCACATCAATCTAACCCACAGCTTCCTTCACAGGCAATGCAACCACAGCACCACCCTGTGCAAACTCAGATGAGACCTCAAACCCCACCAAATTACCCTCATTATCCACCCCAGCAGCCTGTGAACCCCACCCCTGAAGCTCTGCCTGGCAATGTGGCTATGCAAGGACAATACAACACTGCTGCTCCGTCAGGTGCGAACCATTCTGAAGCACCATATTCATATGGAGGACCTGGCTTCCCGCCGTCTCAGCCACCGCCGCAGATCCCACCTTCAAGTCAGAGTTCCTATGGGccacctccaagcaaagggTCCTATGCTGGTGGTCCTGCACAATTCGCACCACAGGGCAATCCGCAAGGCTACGGTGCAGGTTATGGCTACCCGCCGAGCGGCCCTCCAGCAGTCCAGCCACCACAGATCCCCCCAGGTGGTGGCATGAGCCATCCAGGGTCTCATATGATGCGTGGCCATCCCTATGGAGAAATGATTGAGAAGGCAATCGCCATGGGATATCCTAGGGACCAGGTGCTGAACGTGACCCAGAGGATGGCCGAGAGCGGCCAGCAGATGGATTTCAACACCCTGCTCGACAGGCTGAACGAAGCTGGGTCCGGAGCACCCCCTCGAGCATGGTGA